A single Triticum dicoccoides isolate Atlit2015 ecotype Zavitan chromosome 2A, WEW_v2.0, whole genome shotgun sequence DNA region contains:
- the LOC119358763 gene encoding uncharacterized protein LOC119358763, whose product MDDPEKKPCADVYRESQHHSPTTSTADMDVVSKVLDDDNLLREIILCVGFPTTLVHASLVCKRWYHHASDRKFLRRFHERNPSHLLGFYLEDTDDPSVAAHFFPMLPQPPELVTVIRSARFSLDPHRSEMSDMMGCRNGNVLISLYDGRDFTVGVHSPLHPERSLVVLPPFPELQIQDGYFCGMNDLLLSKQEGDGLSYIYVLVESTMERTKSMVHIDVLRNGDTVWHRHLDLATDRFLCPRFDPKAVLVDDKIYIASAQSDIVVLDLMGSSISTITLPQGVEYGDRDTMLAWANNASGVYLSHARKLQLCIWLHKGGNWLLVHSICLRGMVASLRMTGCEDENEATAPLRINHVGDYDEFVFLEMGRCVLHLDIKYKKLRKVYGLEEKDLISILS is encoded by the exons AT GGATGATCCCGAGAAGAAACCATGCGCGGATGTGTATCGCGAGTCACAACACCAttccccgacgacatcgacggCGGACATGGATGTTGTCTCCAAGGTGCTCGACGATGACAACCTCCTGAGAGAGATCATCCTTTGTGTCGGCTTCCCGACCACCCTCGTCCATGCCTCCCTCGTCTGCAAGCGTTGGTACCACCACGCCTCCGATCGCAAGTTCCTCAGACGTTTCCATGAGCGCAACCCGTCCCACCTCCTAGGCTTCTACCTCGAGGACACCGATGACCCAAGCGTGGCTGCACACTTCTTTCCGATGCTGCCTCAACCTCCAGAGCTTGTCACTGTCATCCGCAGTGCGAGATTCAGCTTGGACCCCCACCGGAGTGAAATGTCCGACATGATGGGCTGCCGGAACGGCAATGTCCTCATCAGCTTGTACGACGGCAGAGATTTTACAGTTGGAGTGCACAGCCCGTTGCACCCCGAGAGAAGTTTGGTGGTCCTCCCGCCATTCCCAGAGTTGCAAATTCAGGACGGCTATTTCTGTGGTATGAATGATCTCCTCCTCTCCAAACAGGAAGGCGATGGCTTGTCCTACATTTATGTGTTGGTGGAGTCTACAATGGAGAGGACCAAATCTATGGTGCACATAGATGTGCTGCGAAATGGTGACACTGTATGGCACAGACATCTTGACTTGGCCACCGACCGATTCCTTTGTCCGCGATTTGATCCAAAAGCTGTGCTCGTCGACGATAAAATCTATATAGCGAGTGCCCAGAGCGACATTGTTGTCTTGGATTTGATGGGCTCAAGCATCTCCACGATTACCCTCCCACAAGGGGTGGAGTATGGTGATAGAGACACCATGTTGGCATGGGCCAATAATGCTTCTGGTGTGTATCTCAGCCATGCCAGGAAGCTTCAACTTTGCATTTGGCTCCACAAGGGGGGCAACTGGTTGCTGGTGCACAGTATTTGTTTGCGTGGGATGGTTGCTAGTTTGAGGATGACAGGTTGCGAGGATGAGAATGAGGCTACTGCTCCTCTCCGGATAAACCATGTGGGGGATTATGACGAGTTTGTTTTCTTGGAGATGGGTCGATGTGTACTCCACCTGGATATCAAGTACAAGAAACTGCGTAAAGTGTATGGCCTGGAAGAAAAAGATCTGATATCCATCCTTTCATGA
- the LOC119358764 gene encoding uncharacterized protein LOC119358764, translating to MPPCSTTSPPRLLRFRARSDWASATFPTKATPRRVPCPSPFSTPPLPSPRRGACQLLLSPSLNPDPWRWPAGTPSTLGLSSGDHPRSESSGIARGRRCLYNIVASSSVDLRAAAAPCPGKVSEDGWLWLAKAVAPTSRVKSGLRELIDPVSGAHLPSVVAAAVLGCLPCLGGDALSSTLTSCQSIYAQLRLHVPTRSLWMTSSLSMSPSSSSASSTSSRTYTPASSYVWSTSEIRISFVQ from the exons ATGCCGCCCTGCTCTACCACTTCTCCACCGCGACTGTTGCGATTTCGTGCGCGGAGTGATTGGGCGAGCGCGACCTTCCCTACGAAGGCGACTCCGCGTCGAGTCCCATGCCCATCTCCCTTCTCCACGCCACCCCTACCATCACCTCGACGCGGGGCATGCCAGCTCCTCCTCTCCCCTTCCCTTAATCCAGATCCGTGGAGGTGGCCGGCAGGAACGCCATCGACCTTAGGGTTGAGCAGTGGCGATCATCCCAGATCAGAGTCATCCGGCATCGCTCGAGGGAGACGGTGTCTGTACAACATTGTGGCATCCTCGTCGGTCGATCTACGTGCAGCTGCGGCTCCCTGTCCCGGCAAGGTCTCCGAGGACGGCTGGCTGTGGCTAGCGAAGGCGGTGGCGCCAACGTCGAGGGTGAAGTCAGGTTTGCGGGAACTCATCGATCCGGTCAGTGGAGCGCATCTTCCCTCCGTCGTGGCTGCTGCTGTATTGGGGTGCTTGCCATGCTTGGGTGGTGATGCTCTGTCTTCCACCCTGACTT CTTGTCAGTCGATCTACGCGCAGCTGCGGCTCCATGTACCGACAAGGTCTCTGTGGATGACAAGCTCATTGAGTATGTCACCCTCCTCCTCGTCCGCTTCCTCGACGTCCTCTAGGACCTACACGCCCGCGAGTTCATACGTCTGGTCTACTTCCGAGATCCGCATATCATTTGTTCAATGA